TAAAAGAAATCGGATTTGATTTAGGAGCAGATGTTCCATTTTGTATATCAGGAAGACCTGCTTTAGCTCACGGTGTTGGAGAAAAACTAACAGATATTAAAGGTTTACCATGTGATATAAGTATTTTAATATGTAAACCAGAATTGTTTGTTTCTACAAAAGAAGTTTATCAAGGATTAGACTTGAATAATATTAAAAAAAGACCCAATAATAAATATTTGATGGAGTGTTTAAATTCAGAAGATATAAGAGCTGTATCAGAAAATATGATAAATGTTCTTGAAAATGTTACTATAAGTAAACATGAAGAAATAAATAATATAAAGCAAGTTATGATGGAAAATAATGCTTTAGGTTCTATGATGAGTGGAAGTGGTCCTACAGTTTTTGGATTATTTGAAAGTAGAGAAGATGCTCTAATTGGAAAAAAAGAATTATTAAAAAAATATAAACAGGTATATGTTGTTAACAGCAGTCAAAAAGGGGTTGAAATTTGTGGAGAATTTAACTAAACTGAACTTGGATAATTACAAGCCATTAAGAGATGTAGTCTTCGAAAATTTAAGAGAGGCAATCTTAGAAGGGAAATTAAAGCCTGGTCAAAGGCTGATGGAAGTACAACTAGCAGAACAATTAGGAGTAAGCAGAACGCCAGTAAGAGAGGCAATAAGAAAGCTTGAGTTAGAAGGTTTAGTTGTTATGTTACCTAGAAAAGGTGCATATGTAGCGAATATGTCATTAAAGGATCTTCTAGATGTATTAGAAGTAAGAGCAAGTCTAGAAGGTTTAGCAGCATCTCTTGCTGCTGAAAGAATTGGTGATGATGATATAAAAAAACTTAAGGATATATCAGAAGAGTTAAAAAAAAGCATTTTAGAATCAGATTTAGATGCACTATTGAAACAAGATGTAGAATTTCATGAATGTATATTTAAAGCAACAAATAATAAAAAATTAATCCAATTGATAAACTCCTTATGGGAACAAGTGTATAGGTTTAGAGTTACTTATATGTCTGATTATGACTCATCGCTTAATATTGTTGAAGAACATAGATTTTTACTTGATGCAATAATCAAAGGTGATAGTGAGTTGTCTAAGAAATATGCTACAGAGCATATAGAAAAAGCAGAGCAATTTATGATAGATAAGGCTATGATGAATAAAGACTTATAAAATTCAAAAAACTACTTTGAAATGGTTGTAATCATTTCAAAGTAGTTTTTTTATTGATATTGAAAAATATTATGAATAAATTAAATTTAATTGGACATAATTGATGATATAAATTTATCTTGAGGGGGATTTTTCAATGAGAAAAATTAAAGTTAGATTGGGAATATTAATATTAAGTCTTATATCAGTCATATCAATAATGACGATAGTAATAAATGGTGAAGTAAAAAAAGTTGATAATATATCAAAAGACTATAAAGATAAATTAATAAGATTTCATGTTATAGCAAATAGTAATACAGATGAAGATCAAGAACTTAAATTAAAAGTTAGAGATGAAGTAATAAAATATTTGCAACCAAAGCTACAAAATTCAAAAAGTATAGAGGAAAGTGAAGCAATTATAAAAAAAGAATATAGTAATCTGGAAGAAATAAGTAAAAATATTATTCTTGAAAATGGATATAATTACAGTGTGAAGGTAGGTATACAATATAGCAATTTTCCTACAAAGCAATATTCTAATATAGTTCTTCCAGCAGGTGAATATAAAGCATTAAAAATTATAATTGGAAAAGGTGAAGGAAAAAACTGGTGGTGCGTTATGTTTCCTCCATTATGTTTTGTTGATGAGTCTAATGGAGTTATAGATAAATCTACAGATGATAAGTTAAAAGAAGTTTTAACTGACAAAGAATATAAGCTAATAAAACAAGATACACCAAAGAAAACAAGCAGAGTAAAAATCAAGTTTAAAGTAATTGAAGTAGTAAAGGATTTAGAAGAAAAATTTTAAAAAATAAAATTATAAGGAGTGGTTTTAATCATGGACAGGTGGAGTAAACTGATAGCTATATTATTAGCTTTAACCTATATATTCATGCCTATTAAAGAGGTATTTGCAGATGAGCCAACAGAGACAGTTAAGAAGGTAAATAAACAAGAACAAAATGTAGCAAAGAAGGAAGTAATAAATTTATCTGATAATGATTTAATGTTATTGTCTAAATTGGTTGCAGGTGAAGCTAGAGGAGAAAGCTATGAGGGACAGGTTGCTGTAGCAGCTGTAGTAATAAACAGAGTATTGGACCCTAGATTTCCAGATTCAATAGAGGAAGTTATATATCAGAAAAATGCTTTCTCAGTTGTGCTTGATGGTTCAATAAACAGGACACCAACAGATTCAGCCTGTAAAGCAGCTAAGGAAGCTCTTTATGGAACTGACCCAACAAATAAAGCAGTATATTTCTGGAATCCAGAAATAGCCACTTGCAAATGGATAAATAGACTAAATCCATATCTAAGAATAGGGAATCATGTGTTTGCAAAATAAATTTAAATTTTTGAGTGATGAAAGGAGTTGTCTTTTTCTAGAAATTATTTTCTAATTTGAGATAGCTCCTTTATTTTTTGTTTAAAATAAACTATAATAATCATTTAGGTAATAATATATTAACTGTGAATATAAAAATAAATTTTAGTGATAAATAAGATGTTGTTAAACACAAAAATGTAAAGTAGGTGTTGTATAAAAATGAGCAATAGACCAATAGGAGTTTTTGATTCGGGATTAGGCGGATTGACGGTTTTAAAAGAAATAATGAAAATATTACCAAATGAGGATATAATATATTTTGGAGATACTGCTAGAATACCATATGGTTCGAGATCTAAGGAAACTATAATTAAATATACTTTTCAAGCTATAAATTTTTTAAAAACTAAAGATGTAAAAGCTATAGTTATAGCTTGTAATACTGCTACTGCGAGAAGTTTAAAAGAGGCTCAAGAAAAATATGATATACCAATAATAGGTGTTATAGAAGCAGGAGCTAGAACAGCTGTAAGCTCCACTAAAAACAAGATTGTAGGCATAATTGGAACAGAAGGAACTATAAGTTCAAAGGCATATAATTTAGAAATATCTAAAATAGATAAAAATATAGAAATTGTTAATAAAGCATGCCCTTTATTTGTACCAATTGTTGAAGAAGGATGGGCAAATACAGAAGTAGCTAAATTAACAGCAAAGATATATCTACAAGAATTAAAAGATAAGAATATAGATTCTTTAGTATTAGGATGTACTCATTATCCTATTTTAAAGAGAACAATAGGAGAAGAAGTTGGAGAACATATAAGATTGGTTAATCCAGCTAAAGAGACAGCTAAAGATTTAAAAAAGATTTTAGAAGAACGCAATATTATAAATAGCACAGAAGTTCATGGAATTTATCAATATTATGTATCGGATATACATGAAAAATTTTCAGATATAGCGAAAGAGTTTTTAAAGAAAAAAATTGATAAAATTCAAAAAGTGGAAATACAAAAATATTAGTTTATATGAAGAAGTCTATGGAGGAAAAATCGTTGAGTGTAAAAATAAGTATAAATACTAGACAATATGATGAAAAAGGAAATATGGACACCATAGAGATGACTGTTTTTGGTAAAATTTTTTATAAAAATGATGGAATATATATTATTTACAAGAAAAAAGAAGAAAATATAGAAATAACTAATACTATAAAAATACTTAAAAATGAAGTTAGTATTAAAAAGTTTGGTTCTATTAATTCAACGATGATGTTTAAATGTGGAGAAAGCAGTACTACAAAATATGTAACCCCACAAGGTACCTTATTAATTGATATTGACACAAGAGAATTGGATATAAATATACAAGAAGGGGAACACATAAAATTGAAAATAGACTATAATATAAAGATACAAGATTTATTTTTAGGTAGAAACAAAATAGATATATACATAGATATTAAATAATAACTATAGCTATTTTCCAGAAATTTTATAAAGGTAGTGAAAAAACTACCTTTTATTTAATTTATTTGGTATTATTATATTTATATTAAACTTTAATTTCTTAAAATTGATACAAGGGTTTAGCGTTTTTTTATAGAAAGTATACTTAAAAGTGAATAAAACTAAGTGTAAGAGGGATAAATATGATATTTGATAAGGTACTAAGTACTATAAATAAACATAATTTAATACAAAAAGGCGATAAAATAGTTTTAGGTCTTTCTGGAGGACCTGATTCAGTTTGTTTATTGCATGTACTAAATAGATTAAAAAAAGATTTTAATATAGAAATATATGCAGCACATTTAAATCATCAAATAAGAGGAATAGAAGCTCAAAAAGATGCATTATATGTATCTAAGCTTTGTGAGGATATGGGAATTGTATTCTTTGTAAAGTCTATTAATGTACCAAAATATTGTGAAAATGAGGGGTTATCATTAGAAGAAGGAGCAAGGAAGCTAAGATATGAAATGTTTTATGAAATTAAGGATAAGATTAAAGCTAACAAAATAGCTATAGGTCATAATCTCAATGACCAAGCTGAGACTGTCATGATGCGTATCATGAGAGGAACAGGTCTTAAAGGGTTAAAAGGAATTGATTATATTAGAGATAACTGTATAATTAGACCAATCTTGGATGTAGAGAGAATAGATATAGAGGAATATTGTAAAGCTTATAATTTAAATCCTAGAATAGATAAAACAAATTTAGAAAACATATACACTAGAAATAAAATAAGGTTAGACCTTTTACCATATATGAAGGATAATTTTAATTCAAATGTAATAGAATCTATAGTGAGGATGAGCAATAGCTTAAAAAGTGATAACGATTATATTGAGAAAGAGGCAGAAGCTAAATTTAAAGAAGTTTCAAATATAAAAGAAAAGAGCTTTGTAGAGATAAATTTAGAAGATTTTGTTTGCTTACATGATGCCATCAAAGTTAGGGTTCTTAGAAATTCTATAAAACATATACTAGGAGATACTAATTTTGTTGATCAAAGACATATAGAGGACATAATGTCTTTAGAAAGTGATTCAAAAGTAAATAAAATGATAACTCTTCCGAGAAATATATTTGTTTATAGAAAAAAAGACAGTATAATATTAACCAATGAGGAAATTGTTACTGAGGAAATTGAATTTTATTACAATATACCTAGTAATGGGTTTATAAAAATAAAAGAATTAAAACAAATTATTGAGACCCAAGTAATGAGTATAGATAGGTATAAGAGTATGAAATTAGACAATTCATCTAAAGGGTTTGATTTTAATAAGGTAAAAGGGGGTATAGTAATAAGGAGCAGAAGGCAAGGTGATAAGATAAAACTTGCTGTGGGAAGTAAAAAAGTGAAGGATTTATTCATAGATTTAAAAATCCCAAGAGAAGAAAGATGTAAGATTCCTATAATCACAGATAGTGAAGGAATAATATGTGTTGGAGATTATAAAATCAGTGAGAATTATAAAATTGATGAAAGCACAAAAGAAGTATTAAAAATTAATTTTAACAAATTATAGGGCAAAGCAATGTATGAAAGGAGGGCTTCTATATTGAATAAGTTGCTAAAAGGGGCAGGTTTTTATCTACTTGTTTTTATAATTATAGTAGGTATAGTTCAATTCTCAGGTAAGCCTACAGAAAAAATAAAAGATTTAAAATTTTCCCAAGTATATAGGGAATTAACAGATGAGAATATATCAAGATTGTACTTTGTAAATCAAACTTCTGTAGAAGGTACTATAAAAGATACAAATACAAAGTTTAAATCATATGTTCCAACAGAAATAATGGGAGATAAACTTGCAGATGAAGTGTTAGATCAAGCTAAGGCTGGAAAATTAACATTTGGTGGTGAAGCTAAACCATCTACACCTTGGTTTGTTGAGATGCTACCTACATTACTGTTAATATTCTTTATGGTAATTCTTTGGTTTGTATTTATGAATCAGTCTCAAGGTGGAGGCGGAAAGGTTATGAGCTTTGGTAAGTCAAAGGCTAAGGTTCATAAGGATGATGAAAAGACTAGAGTTACGTTTAAAGATGTAGCTGGGCTGGATGAAGAAAAAGAAGATTTACAAGAAGTAGTAGACTTCTTGAAGAATCCTAAGAAATATATTGAATTAGGGGCAAGGATACCAAAAGGAATGCTTATGGTAGGACCTCCTGGAACTGGTAAAACATATCTATCAAGAGCAGTTGCTGGAGAAGCAGGAGTGCCATTTTTCAGTATAAGTGGTTCTGATTTCGTTGAGATGTTTGTTGGGGTTGGGGCTTCAAGAGTAAGAGACTTATTTGAGCAAGCTAAAAAAAGTGCTCCAGCTATAATATTTATAGACGAAATCGATGCAGTTGGTAGAAAAAGAGGAGCAGGTCTTGGCGGAGGTCATGATGAAAGAGAGCAAACTCTTAATCAACTTCTAGTTGAAATGGATGGATTTGGAGTAAACCAAGGTATAATAATCATGGCCGCAACAAATAGACCAGATATACTTGACCCAGCTTTACTTAGACCAGGAAGATTTGACAGACAAGTAGTTGTTGGTACACCAGATGTAAAAGGTAGAGAAGCTATATTTAAAGTTCACTCTAGAAATAAACCACTAAGTGATGATGTTAAAATGGATGTATTAGCTAGAAGAACACCAGGATTTACTCCTGCTGATATAGAAAACTTAATGAATGAAGCTGCAATACTAACAGCTAGAAAAAGAGAAAAGAAAATTAAGATGGAAACTATAGAAGAAGCTATAACAAAGGTTATAGCAGGTGTAGCTAAGAAATCAAGAGTAATAAGTGAAAAAGAAAGAAGACTTACAGCATATCATGAAGGAGGGCATGCAGTTTGTGCTCATATACTTGAGGAAGTGAGTCCTGTTCATCAAGTTACAATAGTACCAAGAGGAAGAGCAGGAGGA
This sequence is a window from Clostridioides difficile. Protein-coding genes within it:
- the ispE gene encoding 4-(cytidine 5'-diphospho)-2-C-methyl-D-erythritol kinase; amino-acid sequence: MDFIKLKSRAKINLSIDVLGKRQDGYHFVEMIMQTIDLYDIVKIKGLDKDEIKVKSTSLDIPLDEDNIVYKAAKILKNKFNIKKGVEVFIEKNIPVAAGMAGGSSNAAAVLVGLNELWRLELSEDELKEIGFDLGADVPFCISGRPALAHGVGEKLTDIKGLPCDISILICKPELFVSTKEVYQGLDLNNIKKRPNNKYLMECLNSEDIRAVSENMINVLENVTISKHEEINNIKQVMMENNALGSMMSGSGPTVFGLFESREDALIGKKELLKKYKQVYVVNSSQKGVEICGEFN
- a CDS encoding GntR family transcriptional regulator codes for the protein MENLTKLNLDNYKPLRDVVFENLREAILEGKLKPGQRLMEVQLAEQLGVSRTPVREAIRKLELEGLVVMLPRKGAYVANMSLKDLLDVLEVRASLEGLAASLAAERIGDDDIKKLKDISEELKKSILESDLDALLKQDVEFHECIFKATNNKKLIQLINSLWEQVYRFRVTYMSDYDSSLNIVEEHRFLLDAIIKGDSELSKKYATEHIEKAEQFMIDKAMMNKDL
- the spoIIR gene encoding stage II sporulation protein R; protein product: MRKIKVRLGILILSLISVISIMTIVINGEVKKVDNISKDYKDKLIRFHVIANSNTDEDQELKLKVRDEVIKYLQPKLQNSKSIEESEAIIKKEYSNLEEISKNIILENGYNYSVKVGIQYSNFPTKQYSNIVLPAGEYKALKIIIGKGEGKNWWCVMFPPLCFVDESNGVIDKSTDDKLKEVLTDKEYKLIKQDTPKKTSRVKIKFKVIEVVKDLEEKF
- a CDS encoding cell wall hydrolase; the protein is MDRWSKLIAILLALTYIFMPIKEVFADEPTETVKKVNKQEQNVAKKEVINLSDNDLMLLSKLVAGEARGESYEGQVAVAAVVINRVLDPRFPDSIEEVIYQKNAFSVVLDGSINRTPTDSACKAAKEALYGTDPTNKAVYFWNPEIATCKWINRLNPYLRIGNHVFAK
- the murI gene encoding glutamate racemase; this encodes MSNRPIGVFDSGLGGLTVLKEIMKILPNEDIIYFGDTARIPYGSRSKETIIKYTFQAINFLKTKDVKAIVIACNTATARSLKEAQEKYDIPIIGVIEAGARTAVSSTKNKIVGIIGTEGTISSKAYNLEISKIDKNIEIVNKACPLFVPIVEEGWANTEVAKLTAKIYLQELKDKNIDSLVLGCTHYPILKRTIGEEVGEHIRLVNPAKETAKDLKKILEERNIINSTEVHGIYQYYVSDIHEKFSDIAKEFLKKKIDKIQKVEIQKY
- a CDS encoding DUF1934 domain-containing protein; protein product: MKKSMEEKSLSVKISINTRQYDEKGNMDTIEMTVFGKIFYKNDGIYIIYKKKEENIEITNTIKILKNEVSIKKFGSINSTMMFKCGESSTTKYVTPQGTLLIDIDTRELDINIQEGEHIKLKIDYNIKIQDLFLGRNKIDIYIDIK
- the tilS gene encoding tRNA lysidine(34) synthetase TilS, which translates into the protein MIFDKVLSTINKHNLIQKGDKIVLGLSGGPDSVCLLHVLNRLKKDFNIEIYAAHLNHQIRGIEAQKDALYVSKLCEDMGIVFFVKSINVPKYCENEGLSLEEGARKLRYEMFYEIKDKIKANKIAIGHNLNDQAETVMMRIMRGTGLKGLKGIDYIRDNCIIRPILDVERIDIEEYCKAYNLNPRIDKTNLENIYTRNKIRLDLLPYMKDNFNSNVIESIVRMSNSLKSDNDYIEKEAEAKFKEVSNIKEKSFVEINLEDFVCLHDAIKVRVLRNSIKHILGDTNFVDQRHIEDIMSLESDSKVNKMITLPRNIFVYRKKDSIILTNEEIVTEEIEFYYNIPSNGFIKIKELKQIIETQVMSIDRYKSMKLDNSSKGFDFNKVKGGIVIRSRRQGDKIKLAVGSKKVKDLFIDLKIPREERCKIPIITDSEGIICVGDYKISENYKIDESTKEVLKINFNKL
- the ftsH gene encoding ATP-dependent zinc metalloprotease FtsH — protein: MNKLLKGAGFYLLVFIIIVGIVQFSGKPTEKIKDLKFSQVYRELTDENISRLYFVNQTSVEGTIKDTNTKFKSYVPTEIMGDKLADEVLDQAKAGKLTFGGEAKPSTPWFVEMLPTLLLIFFMVILWFVFMNQSQGGGGKVMSFGKSKAKVHKDDEKTRVTFKDVAGLDEEKEDLQEVVDFLKNPKKYIELGARIPKGMLMVGPPGTGKTYLSRAVAGEAGVPFFSISGSDFVEMFVGVGASRVRDLFEQAKKSAPAIIFIDEIDAVGRKRGAGLGGGHDEREQTLNQLLVEMDGFGVNQGIIIMAATNRPDILDPALLRPGRFDRQVVVGTPDVKGREAIFKVHSRNKPLSDDVKMDVLARRTPGFTPADIENLMNEAAILTARKREKKIKMETIEEAITKVIAGVAKKSRVISEKERRLTAYHEGGHAVCAHILEEVSPVHQVTIVPRGRAGGFTMQLPVEDKFYATKNEMKENIVVLLGGRVAEELVLKDVSTGASNDLERVTATARSMVTKYGMSSKLGPMSFDSDDEVFLGNSFSSKRNYSEEVAFEIDQETKRIVDGSYDKTRSILQENMDRLEYVAQALLIYETLDADQFIKAFNKELPLNDIENAITEENSPKETEEQLTINLEKDREERNNVVDINKNQENKSDEDK